One Faecalispora anaeroviscerum genomic window carries:
- a CDS encoding sigma-70 RNA polymerase sigma factor region 4 domain-containing protein — protein MAEKKEYQIKVQGQLVPVTEEVYLTYYRMKRRELHLEEKDAAHGVFYYSALDTEETNGEDAISDLSSPRVEDIVTDKLIAEKLHLCLSQLAKEEQELIFTLFFKNKSEHQLAAETGIPRMTIHDRKVKILRTLKKLMEK, from the coding sequence ATGGCAGAAAAGAAAGAGTATCAAATCAAAGTTCAGGGGCAGCTCGTCCCTGTCACCGAAGAAGTCTATTTAACATATTACCGCATGAAACGCCGTGAACTACATCTGGAGGAAAAGGACGCAGCACATGGTGTGTTTTATTACAGTGCCTTGGATACGGAGGAAACCAATGGTGAGGATGCGATTTCAGATCTCTCTTCTCCCCGTGTGGAGGATATTGTCACGGACAAGCTGATAGCCGAAAAACTCCACTTGTGCCTTTCCCAGCTTGCCAAAGAGGAACAGGAACTGATTTTTACTCTGTTTTTTAAGAATAAAAGCGAGCATCAACTGGCAGCGGAAACTGGTATCCCGCGCATGACAATCCACGACCGAAAGGTTAAAATTCTGCGTACTTTAAAAAAACTTATGGAAAAGTAA
- a CDS encoding helix-turn-helix domain-containing protein: MSNKTIMFEKYPDVVEVNQLREMLGGISRKLAYKLLSEKEIHSVRIGRTYKIPKACVIEYLLSEEMCHIKIG, from the coding sequence ATGAGCAACAAAACAATCATGTTTGAAAAATACCCCGATGTAGTCGAGGTAAATCAATTACGAGAAATGCTCGGAGGCATCAGCCGGAAACTGGCTTATAAATTGCTTTCGGAAAAAGAGATACATAGTGTTCGCATTGGACGGACCTATAAGATTCCCAAAGCATGCGTTATTGAATATTTACTGAGTGAAGAAATGTGCCATATCAAGATTGGTTGA
- a CDS encoding signal peptidase II translates to MKKQWLITGILAAVDQTIKLLIAHFAIDKMIIWIPSVLRFEPFQNTNLNWFASMANFKTPVIGMIFLQITAIAGLLLFYRFQTYKVGAKSRLLSGAFCFASAGILCSFIDVVFWGGSLDFIGLFNWFIFDTKDVFLNTGWILALIWTWRHEKKLKKSYSNDLNTEDIAFAIWFRSGCKLLPNTTSEYTRI, encoded by the coding sequence ATGAAAAAGCAATGGCTTATCACAGGAATCTTGGCAGCAGTTGATCAAACAATAAAACTGCTGATAGCTCATTTTGCGATAGATAAGATGATTATCTGGATACCGAGTGTTTTGCGTTTTGAGCCTTTCCAGAACACAAATTTGAATTGGTTTGCAAGTATGGCTAATTTTAAGACTCCTGTAATCGGAATGATCTTTTTACAGATAACGGCTATAGCAGGATTGCTTTTATTCTATCGATTCCAAACATATAAAGTTGGTGCAAAGAGTCGCTTGTTGAGTGGAGCATTCTGTTTTGCATCTGCTGGCATATTATGTTCATTTATTGATGTAGTGTTCTGGGGCGGCAGCCTTGACTTTATTGGTTTATTCAATTGGTTTATTTTTGATACAAAGGACGTATTTCTGAACACGGGATGGATTTTGGCTCTAATTTGGACGTGGCGGCATGAAAAAAAGCTAAAAAAGTCTTATTCAAACGATCTCAATACAGAAGATATAGCTTTTGCTATATGGTTTCGGAGCGGATGCAAACTCCTTCCCAACACAACGTCTGAATATACCAGAATATAA
- a CDS encoding type II toxin-antitoxin system PemK/MazF family toxin produces MNTMKQGISRGDIYYADLNPVMGCEQGGIRPVLILQNDIGNHYSPTTIVCAITGKPKKPLPTHTAIAGAGRLSRESFALLEQIRTIDRTRLRGWIGKLDEQEMEEINQALSISIGLSPALFL; encoded by the coding sequence TTGAACACGATGAAGCAAGGCATCAGCCGCGGCGATATTTACTACGCCGATTTAAACCCCGTTATGGGCTGTGAACAAGGGGGCATCCGTCCTGTACTTATCCTGCAAAATGACATAGGCAACCACTACAGCCCCACCACCATCGTCTGCGCCATCACCGGCAAGCCGAAAAAGCCCTTACCCACCCATACGGCTATTGCCGGGGCGGGCAGATTGTCCAGAGAGTCCTTTGCACTTCTGGAGCAGATACGCACCATTGACCGGACTCGACTTCGGGGCTGGATCGGCAAACTGGATGAACAGGAGATGGAAGAAATCAACCAGGCACTTTCTATCAGCATCGGACTTAGTCCGGCGCTTTTTTTATGA
- the cls gene encoding cardiolipin synthase, producing MKRKENRNLTGIFRIGLATLVVILQLLFIYFIINILKNYAVYFYALIQIIAVINIFIMVSKSKNTSYIIVWLIIIFILPVFGYFLYLLWGRSDVFGRCIRNNRIRAAIQHGSMYLYKDPEVYAELDQIHPSRKRIAGYLGRKGFPLYKNTTCEYFSLGEYQFEAMIKDIENAERYVFLEYFILDSGELWDRISEVLIRKAEQGVEIRLMFDDFGSIVTAPDNLIKALNSHNIQVLRFNPVHRYISSFCFNCRNHQKITVIDGCVGYTGGTNLADEYANIYPKHGHWKDTAIRLEGDAVWGLTSIFLQMWDAESGGTTDYEAYRSVVNYEGQGFYQPFSDGPSNNPDNPAEVMYRTMIYNAKKYVYISTPYLVIDNSMKEALCTSAQGGTDVRIITPKIWDHWYVHMVTQSNYGELLESGVRIYEYTPGFIHAKTIISDDDHAICGSINMDYRSFYLHFENGVWICGSPVLQDIKNDLQQTFDVCEEISLDEWRRRPWHIKCVQSFLRLFAVFF from the coding sequence GTGAAGCGAAAAGAAAATAGAAACTTGACGGGCATATTTCGTATCGGTTTGGCCACCCTTGTTGTGATTTTACAACTTTTATTTATCTATTTTATCATCAATATACTCAAAAACTATGCGGTATATTTTTATGCACTCATTCAAATTATAGCGGTAATAAACATCTTTATTATGGTGAGCAAAAGTAAAAACACATCTTACATAATCGTATGGCTTATTATAATATTTATCCTTCCGGTTTTCGGTTATTTCCTATATCTCTTATGGGGTCGTTCCGATGTGTTCGGACGATGTATAAGAAATAATCGAATAAGAGCGGCTATCCAGCACGGTTCCATGTATTTATATAAGGACCCGGAAGTTTACGCCGAACTCGATCAAATCCATCCGTCAAGAAAAAGAATAGCAGGATATTTAGGCAGGAAAGGATTCCCTCTTTATAAAAATACAACGTGTGAGTATTTCTCGCTTGGCGAGTATCAATTTGAAGCAATGATAAAGGATATTGAAAACGCTGAAAGATACGTTTTCTTGGAATATTTTATTTTAGATAGTGGGGAGCTTTGGGACAGGATTTCAGAAGTATTGATTCGCAAAGCCGAACAAGGAGTGGAAATACGGCTGATGTTCGATGACTTTGGGAGTATTGTTACAGCACCAGATAATCTGATTAAGGCTCTTAACAGTCACAATATTCAGGTGTTGCGTTTTAATCCAGTTCATCGGTATATTTCATCCTTTTGCTTCAATTGCCGTAATCACCAGAAAATTACGGTCATAGACGGCTGCGTTGGGTATACAGGGGGAACGAATCTTGCTGATGAATATGCCAACATATACCCAAAGCACGGCCATTGGAAAGACACGGCAATCCGGCTTGAAGGCGACGCGGTTTGGGGTCTGACCTCAATATTTCTTCAGATGTGGGATGCTGAAAGTGGAGGAACTACAGATTACGAAGCTTACCGGTCTGTAGTGAACTACGAGGGTCAAGGCTTCTATCAACCATTTTCAGACGGGCCTTCAAATAATCCCGATAACCCTGCCGAGGTTATGTACCGCACGATGATATATAATGCAAAGAAATATGTTTATATATCTACCCCCTATCTTGTCATTGACAACTCCATGAAGGAAGCGTTGTGTACATCCGCACAGGGAGGTACAGATGTCAGGATTATTACTCCAAAGATATGGGATCATTGGTATGTGCATATGGTAACGCAATCGAATTATGGAGAGCTGCTGGAATCGGGTGTTAGAATCTATGAATATACCCCGGGGTTCATCCATGCAAAGACTATCATAAGCGATGATGATCATGCCATTTGCGGAAGCATTAACATGGATTACCGGAGCTTTTATCTCCACTTTGAAAACGGTGTGTGGATTTGCGGATCGCCTGTACTCCAAGACATAAAAAATGACCTCCAGCAAACATTTGATGTTTGTGAAGAAATAAGTCTTGATGAATGGCGTCGCCGTCCCTGGCACATAAAATGCGTTCAATCGTTCCTTAGATTGTTTGCTGTATTCTTTTGA